The stretch of DNA AGTACGgaattttatttattcttcctCATTATTCTCATAATTGTGTTTGATGCATTTCCAGAGTTTCCCCCAATTAATGTGCTCAAACACAGCATCTCCAGCTTGGTCGAAAACCATCTCGAAGAAAATGGTGCCCAGCACAATGCTCAGCGCGAAGGTGGAAGTTCTCTTGAACATCAGGTTGTAAACCTGCCTCAACATCGCCATCTGCCCACCATCAGCAGTGGCTCTTAATTGGCCActcaaaggcctcaattggcccaggGACAGGAAGGCCAACCTTCAGCCTGTGCTGTCGAGAAATCTCCTTGCTCCAACCAACTCTATTTCACTGCTTCCCAAATTGGTATTTAACTTTGAATCATAATATAGAATTAAAGTAATTGTCTAAACGTCATGCCAAGTGGCATAGGCGACCATGGCCTTACAAATTTTCCAACCATAGCAACTGTGGATGACCTCATTGTTGGGAGCTCTGTTTAGATCAGAAGACAAGTGGAGTTGTTTGGACACATTATATGTGCAGAAGGGTTGGAGTCTAATTCCACCATAATGATTAATGGAAGAAGAGCAAGCGGCCAACAGTGAAGGAAATGATTAGGCAACATTAAAGACTGGTTTAACCAGAAGTCTAACAACAAGAATTAAAGTACTATGTAAAAATAACAACACACTGTATGACTTTCGAATGGGGACAGAATTATATTTGCATCCCTGTCTCTCAAACATTCCTTCACCTGAGGGCTATATTCGCTTTGGTTCCCAAGCTATGGGGTATTTACTTGTTTATAACAGTAACTTTATTTGCATTTATTTACTGCCTTGCACATCAAAATGCCACAAAGTAGCTTAAATGATTACATGGTGTAGTGCAGTGATTGTCAAATAGGCAAACACGGTAACAATTCTGTTCTAACTCCTGGGTCAGGTAGTCCGACCCtcctgactaccctcctgacctcCTGACTAAGCCCCCACACCCTCGGGTACTGCCCCTTGtccccccagccccccctccaccacactgGTCCCCTGACTGCTGCCCCATATCCCAGACTAACCCCCTATCCCTGAAACtaccctcccaaacccccactAACAGCCACgccccccgactactcccccacccTTTGAGTACACTCCTGACCCCCATGACTACTACCCTCACCCCCTGCCTAGTCCCTGACTACCCAGGTGGACCCCTccaactacccccaacaccacactGGACACCTGACTAGACCCCACTCCCTGACTACTTCCCAcacccccgactaccctcccaaTCCTCCTGGCTATACCCCCCCAATCTTCGAATGCCCCCGCCACCTAATTAccccctcacctcctgactaacctccacctccctgaCTGCGCCCCACCACCCACCGACTACCCCCGCCTCCTGACTACCTATCTCCAATCATCGactaccccacccaacccctgacTACCTCCCCCAGCCCATCCACCCACCCTGACTCCTCATacccccctgactacccccacctccccaccctccgaATACGcctcccaaccacctgactatTCCCCCTACCATCTCgagcacccccaccaaccacccgaccccctcacacccttcagagtaccctaccccctcactcatttaCCTTACAAACTCTCGCTAGCTGGTCAAAGTTGACTTGgaacatttaaacttaccagttTATAGCAGCTCGTGCCGTAAAAAAGCGGCATGGCTAGTCTTCCGCCAACACTCCTCCACTATGAGGGAAGGATTCCAGGAGCAGCCACTCTCCACATTTCTCATCAAATCCGGGTCGGAAGTCCAggtaatccgacagtgattgccactccatggaagaTTCAGCCCAGGGTTTGCATGCCCTTAAAGTTAAACTACAGTTAAGGACAGGACAGCGGTTAATTTAAAAAGCActaaatttctcctctcaccattagcccataaacagaaaggttttttgatttgtttccctttttATAAGCAGCAATGTATTTCCCCAACCCATCGGTTTTTGTGTGATCTAATTTCTAGTAATAACTCTACAGCAAACTCAAGGTAGGGTGAActcaaaaggttagtttatttgcacatacTCAAAACGTGAAGAGGATTTACAACATCCCCCTCACATTCAGaaagtaaagagagggatagagaaaagaaagttttacagtgcagagaccacagagaaaataaatagtgGCTCATTTGGGTTCTAGAGTCTAGAATAAAAGTCCAGTGAGGTGTTCCTTCACGGAGGTCAGCAGGCTGAAAATCGAGGTGGTAAaaattcacttttctggtggcgttgacttcacacgatgagataggtatgcagagatgaatcagtcttgcagGCAATGGCATAGAGCTCCCAACAGAATCAGAGTAGATGGATCCAGGTGTCCAACTTGGACCACAGCTCCACAGTGGCCTACCAgtcagatgttaaacagcagactgagcttttCAGCTCATGAATACTATATTACTTactccacaagccagaggcctaTGTCACATGAATCAATCCTATCCACCATCTTTAACAAAGGCTGAGCATCCACCTTTTGGAATCCAAGGACTGTTAAATGTCTCTGCCATTAGacattgaaaggaaggttgtggtgTCTTTGACTTAGCAGATGATCCAACCCCCTCTGGTCAGCCTGGGATAttaaatgtagatggcctttgtatagctctttTTGAAGTTGGGCTGTACAGTCCACATAGGGCCATTAGTGGCTCTTCAAAGATAATGATGTGTGGGCTTTCCAAAACTGCCAAGTGGCATCTTTTGTTCTGGGGTCACAGTCAGACACcgtttcagccattttaaaggtcTATGTTCAGTTTCTAAAAAAATTTAGAAATAGCGATGAGCATatctatatattttataaaaatattcaGTGTGAGGTCTTGGTCCCTCACATTATTGACAGCTAATCTAATCAAGTTGTTTAAAATGATAATGGAATTTGACAGGTAGGGAAATCCAGACCAAGGAGGCATTATTGTAAAATTATAGCTAAGCTAttcagaagcaaaagcagaagcagATTTTCAAAGAAAGGATGAGAAATCTGGATCAATCTCCCTTGGAAAGACTGTGGTGCTGCATCAAATGAAATGTTCAAGAATGAGATCAATAGATGTTGTTGGGAAGAGTATTGAAGGAAATGGAACAAAGGTGGGTAAATAGAGCTGAGATACAGATTAGCCTATCTTATATGGTGCAGTTGACGTTCAAGAGGAAATAGCTGGGCTTTCTCTTGGTCAAGATAAGCATTTCCTGACACTTTGTAGTACAATTGTTATCTGCTGCCTGCCAGCTGAAGATGCTTTCAGGTTGTTACTATAGGTTGTTATGGGCTGCTTCATCATCAGAGATGTTGTGAATGGAGTTGAACACTGGAATCATCAGTGGACAGACCTACTCCTGACATTATCATTGTGGGAAGCTTATTAATGAAGATGCTTGGATCAAGGTCACTTCTgagaactccagcagtgatgttctggggctGCAACGATTGGCCTCAAACAACattaaccatctttctttgtgtcaGGTATGACTTAAGGAACTAGAAGGATTTCCATTTGATCTCCATTGACCAGAATTTTTCAAGGCTCCTCAGTGTCATacttggccaaatgctgtcttgatgttgaGGGCAGATACTGGCACTACTCCTCTGGCACACAGCTCCTCTGTCCATCCTGGAACAAGCCTGTGATATGATCTAGACCTGACTGGTTCTGGCAGAATCTGAGCTGAGCATCTGTGAGTAGGTTATTTGTGAATAGGCATTTCTTGATGGCATTATTGATAGAAGTGTCTCCTTTATTAATGACTTCATTAATGACTGAGAGGAGGTTAATAGGATGAAGTAATTGGCTACACCAGATTTATCTTGTTTTCTTATTGGACATACTTTGGAAATCTTCCATAGAGTCAGGGTCAGGACAGCTGCTAACTCTGCTACACAGGTCTTCTGCTCTACAGCTGCAAAGTTATCAGGTACCATAACTTGTTGTGTCCAATGCATTCAGTAGTTCCTACATGTGGGAATTCGCTGGACACTTAAAGGGTAAAATCCAACTTTGTTGGGGCAGCAAAACAAGCTCTAGCAGATTGGTTACTGCTGGTTTGATATTATAACCTCACaaaatttttctttctcttgatTTTAGTGGAAATAAAAAAACACATGGGCTGCAACATGTACAACTATTCTGCTATCAATAGTTTGGTGTACCACAGAATTTTAATTGCAATCCATTAGTATTTATAAAGGTGAAGCTCTTGAGAGGAAGCTAATGAGGATCATCCAGCACTTTTTGCACTCGCAAGCATTTCATTCTTGTCCCTTACCCATAACGTAGGCCCCACCATGGTTGAGGATGAATAGGAGCCGACTCCTTCTGTTAGCTGTCTAATTATCCATTAACTTTCTCATGTGGATGTGATAGTTCCACAAAGCTATTAAAACATATCATTCTTGTTTAAAGTATCCTGTTGAAATGTTTTCAAATTCCTGACCATATTCAATCAAATCTAAATCACATTGTGTGCTAGATACCAACATTTTTCACTGTAACCTTGTGATCTCGGTTGTTAAACTTAAATATTCGGTCTTGTGGAAAATGGAAGACATTCCCTTGCAACTAATTTCAGGCACCTGCATTGACTAAATAAATGAAAATACAAGGAAGAACTTTGCTGGAAACATGTCAAGTATTTTATTACATAGAAAAGAAAAGTTTCAGTTTGACGGATTTGAAAATCTCTGAATGATCATCAAGAGGGTACTTCCTCTACAATCTGTCAGGTCATTGTAACCCTGCTCCTTACTGGCCAACAGCAAGAACATTCATTGCAATCTTGTTCATTTTtcagtattttttaaaaactacttTATTTCTTGGCACTGATGCTACAGTACGAGTATGTTTTGCAATTTCTCTTGTCATTATAAAAACCTCCTTTGTGTACTTAATATGTCTGAATGGAATTTTGTTAACAGAAAATTAATCCATCTACTTGCAGCTAAAGCCTGCTGACCCAGCGTAACCAGTCTGTAAGGCTAGTACTGTGAACAACTACAGGTGCCAAAGAAAGTATCACAAGCATTTATGTATTTTGAAATTCTTCAAAAGCTGGCAAATAGTAAGGAATAAATATCCTTTTTGTTTTTTGTAGACCTTTAATAAGTGATGTTGCTTGTTTAGATTAATTGAAAATGGATTGCTGCTTTAGAGAACGTTTTTGGTACAGTTCATGATTTATAACACTTTTCCCTTTATATACAAGAGAAACTTATCAGATGAATTGCTCCTATTTTCGGAGTTTTTCTTTCAAATATTACCAGGAATTTTTTTTCCACAAAAATTTATTAAGTGGGCTCTAGACCTCTGAAGGTGTGTTTTGAACTAAAATCACATAGTCATTAGTTACAGGCAGTAGCATAACCGCATAACTGAATGAGCTAAGCATAGGGATCAGGGAGGGCCCTTAAATTGTAAATCAAGGGGCTCTGATCATATTCCCTATCTTCAAAGTTATGAAGGATTTTCTCTGAAACACTTTCATTAGAACTATCCAGTGTAAATATGCCTGTGCTTTAAAACAAAGCTTCAAAACAAAGTACTCAAAAATTTGAATAAAAGGTTATCTGTAATATTTTTGCCAAAACCTTAATTCCACAGTCGTCATGGATTCCTGTTAAAAGAGTTGAAAATGGGTCCTGTTCGTGAATGGTTTTGTACCTTATCTTTTATAAACGTGATCTCAGTTTTGGTCTTTGACATGCAGTACAAGGACATAATGATTGATAGCTTGATCTTTaagcaatgcaaaaataaaaagtCATGGCACTGAATTCATTAAACTTTCCACTATGGATTTAAGTCATGATTTTTCTAGAAACTAATGAGTTCCACAGAGATACTTGTAATGCAGCTATAATAGAGCTATCATTAAATTATTTTTATCTTGTATATCCACTACTTTAACTCAGATGATTAATATTCTGTGCTATGTAAAACCCTACATTTCATTCCACAGACTGTGGGAATAAGATTGCATTGCCATATGTCACTGTTTAGAAAGTAAGCCACGTTAAACAATACCCAGACAAAAAAAAGTGAAATGTTGATTTGCATCACCTCAGTTGTGTTCTGAATTTGGTAGGAAGGCAAACTGTAAGTCATGCTGTTGCAATGTTttcatgttttcaaacaattccTTCAGGAATCCTCCTGAAATTATCAGCAAAATTAACAACAGAAGCTACACATGATGACTCATTTGAAGGTCTTTTTTGGCTATGATGACTGACTAGCAATTAATTATACAGTCCCATCTGGAACGCCTAAGCTTTGGGTTGAGAGTAACAATATTTGAGCCTAGTGCTACAGCTGATGCCACCTTTGATTTCTTCCCATATTTGTCCCTGTGCTTTTGGATACCAGAGGGTCCCTCTGAAGTCAGCACTGTTTCAAATATGCATCTGAGCACGTTTGAGAAAAGATTTGTCTCTCAGGTTACAAGAGTGACCTCTAGTGTTAATTCTAAAGAATCAAACACTGGTTATTCTCAATGAAATGCCTGCATTCAGTGCATCTTTATATAAATATGAGGTGCACACTTGTTGGCCTACAACTACATTATTTGAGGTAAAATAGATGACAACTGCACATCACTGGATAAAGTGGTAAGACGCTAATGACTGGTGAAACAAGCAGGCATTTCACACCAAGCTCAATAAAAAACATGGGGACTGACAAGACTGAGCAGGGAGAGTAATTGCAGATAGTATAAAACCTAACAAAGCATCTTTGCAATTGCACAAATATCTTTTGTTAAATGGGAGGACTCCTTTTCCATCAACATTTTGATCTCTGAAGACAAGGGAGGGAGATAGTGTAAACATTGAGCAGCACAAGAGGCTGATTGCTAACAAAGCTCATCATTGTGAAAAGCAATATAAACAGAATGATgccttttcttattcattcatgggacgtgggcatcgctggctaggccagtatttattgtgcaTCCTTgaatgcccttaagaaggtggtggtgtgctgccttcttgaactgctgcagtccatgtggtattggtgcacccacagtgctgttagggagggagtctgaggattttgacctagcgacagtgaaggaacggcgatatatttccaagtcaggatgatgagtggcttggaggggaacttccaggtggtagtgttcccctGTGTCAGCTGCTCTTCTGCTTCTAGATGGGTTTGGAGGCTTGGTGagatcttgcagtgcatcttgtagatggtacacactgctgttactgtgtgtcggtgatggagggggtgaatatatatggatgtggtgccaatcaagcaggctgctttgtcctgaatggtgtcaagcttcttgagtgttgtgggagctgcagtcatccaggaaagtggagagtattccatcgcactcctgacctgtgtcttgtagatggtggacaggctttagggagtcaataggtgagttacttgccacagaattcctagcctctgaccttttcttgtagccacagtatttatatggccagtccagttcagcttctggttaatggtaacccccagaatgttgatagtgtgggattcagtggtggtaatgccattgaatatcaacgGGCGATGGTTAGactatctcttgttggagatggttattgcctggcacttgtgtagtgcaactgttacttgccacttgtcagcccaagcctggatattctccaggccttactgcatttggacatggactgcttcagagcatgaggagtcatgaatggtgctgaacattgtgcaatcatcttcctcacttctgaccatatgatggaaaaCAGGTCAttactgaagcagctgaagatggttgggcctaggacactatcctgaggaattcctgcagtgatgtcctgggactgagatgattgatctctaacaaccacaaccatcttcttttgtactaggtatgactccaaccagcaagtGGTTTCCCCTTGattcgcattgactccagttttgttaggagtccctgatgccacactcagtcaatgctgccttgatgtcaagggcagttactctcacctcacctctggagttcggctgttttgtccatgttgaaccaaggctgtaacgaggtcaggagctgagtgaccctggcagaacccaaactgagcatcactgagcaggttattgctaagcaagtgccacctgaTGGCACTTTAGATGAATCATTCCATCACCTTACtaataatcgagagtagactgatgcagTGGTAAttggcctgctttttgtgttcaggacatacccgggcaatttccacataaccgggtagatgcgagtgttgtagctgtactgaactagcttggctaggggcgcagcaagctctggagtgcaagtcttcggtactattgctggaatattatcagggcccatagcctttgtagtatccagtgctttcagccatttcttgatatcactttgaatcaaattagctgaagattggcatctgtgatgctgggaacctcaggaggaggtgaGATTTTTCTCACTTCTCCTATTCATTGACCTACCAGGGTGGTTCTAACCCATTTGCTGTTGCCTCTGCTATTGCATTAGGAACAATTAAAATTAAATAACACCTTTTCAGAACAAATCAATCTGTAGGATTTGCCTTGGAGTTGTAAACTTTGGCATGATTTAGTTAGAGTCTACTGAACCAGGAACTAAAACAAAACTGTTTTGGTGCACAATGAATTAACATGGAGATATTGATGTGCATAATGAATTAacatttgcggatgacacaaaacttgggagtattgtaaactgtgaggaggacagtgcagaacttcaaaaggacattgacacattggtggagtgggcagataggtggcagatgaagctcaatgcagagaagtgtgagatgatacactttggtacaaagaacatggagagacagtatattattgaggatactattctaaagggtgagcaggagcagagagatctgggtgtatatgtacataagtcattaaaggtggcaggacaggtatagagagcggtttctaaagcatacagtattctagactTCATTAataaggcatagagtacaagagcggggaggttatgatgaacttatataagacacttgttagaccacagctggagtattgtgcacagttctgagtgccacactataggaagaatgtgaacgcattagagagagtgaagaagaggtttacgagaatggtcccagggatgagacacttcactTATAAGGAAAGAtgagagaagttgggattgttttccttggagaggagaaagctaagaggcgacttgatagaagttttcaaaatcatgaggggtctggacagagtaaattgggagaaactgttcctgctcgtaaatggatcaagaaccagagggcacagttttaaagtgttttgcaaaagaagcaaatgcaaggtgagagaAACCTTTCTCACACAGCGAGCAGTTAGggcttggaatgcactgcctggaagtgtggaggaggcaggttcaactgagacattcaagatgattatttaaatagaaacaaagtgcagggttacggggaaaagacaggaggtTGGCacgaagttaaaatgctcagagagccggtgcagacacgatgggccaaatggcctccttatacacaataacaattctgtgactatgtgagagaggaggaacatTCCAAACATGCTTAGACATTTTCTTTATGACTCCTGGGGCCGGATCTTCCTATCAATGTCGGGAACCACAAGTCATGCTATTTCCCGACTTGTCGAACCTGACCCTGTCACCTCCTTCCATTACCACAGTATTTTTGTCTCTGTGAAAAATGGGAGGGCAGGGTTCAGGTCTGCCACCTCCCTAAGCAGGACCAAGGCAGTGATGGAGATGTGTGGCTGGTAATGTGGCCTGGTTTGAGGGACCTCCTCTGTTAGCTGTGTCAATGATCCTGTCCTCTACATGGTCATTAGGTTCTCTGACTCCCAGTCCTTGGGCCTCACTTCCTCACTTCCCCAACAATCCCCATGGAAAAACAGATGTCTGACCAACTGTTCAAACTGCTAATGTGGATACAGTTGTCAAtaggcctcattatgaatgcttggctgagctctaaGAATGGCTAATAAACTCAGCTCAGTAGGTTTCTGTTTAGGCAGCTTGAAGGGGAGAACTTATTTTGTTTAATAGACATCTTTAATACCTTGTAATAAGTTATTctgttttcaatcttttttttttcAATGCTGGTTTGCTTATTTAGACAAGATTAAGAGGTATGAAGTGGATTAAAACTTTTGTCATTGTTACTATTGTCATGACCATGGATCCAATCCTCatattacttatggacatattgaacttttaagtaagacatgtgtttttttttaaaagttcatgcAAGAAAacactggctgagactgtaaggtaatttgaccaactagttcagagagaacagaatgtcacacctaaaagtATGACACGGCCTACTTCAGGCAGacgcacttcaaaggaaaagatacaacACAAACTGAACTGTAATTTCCTTTGGTTGCGGAGTTAATGGAAAATAATCTCAGtggaaaccatctcctgttgagttataccCCAGATTGTGAacatgatctgagttgaaaaGGCAACAGGTCTGGGTGAAAGACATATTTGTATTTTCCTTTCCAGGAATACAGAAAGGAAGGGgttttaaaaagccaactgcaaccctaatTCTGTCGGCTAGCCTGGTGTCCTGTTCTGGTGCATGTGTGCTCTGaatgtcacagctgaagaacaccagcagggcatccctgcgcttgcaggtaaaaaaattAATTTCTCGCTGATttctggaagcaagtcacaagtcaacaAAGCCACAGTCGAAAAGGAAACAGGGCAGCTCCTTTCAGTtcacctgcagaaccaagaatctccaacccaactgctcaactgccaaagtcagtggGATCACCCCAACCCCAATGGCCGCAACATTtcgccatctactcctc from Carcharodon carcharias isolate sCarCar2 chromosome 1, sCarCar2.pri, whole genome shotgun sequence encodes:
- the LOC121284959 gene encoding cytochrome b-c1 complex subunit 9-like, whose product is MAMLRQVYNLMFKRTSTFALSIVLGTIFFEMVFDQAGDAVFEHINWGKLWKCIKHNYENNEEE